The Bacillus sp. (in: firmicutes) genome has a window encoding:
- the asnB gene encoding asparagine synthase (glutamine-hydrolyzing) — translation MFTYLKTRGDDFLCGITGWINFKRVLTNEMDNLQRMTATLTKRGPDDTNYFIDQHVAFGHKRLIVVDPIGGKQPMEKHHHNKLFVICYNGELYNTEDLRKDLLTKGYSFNGHSDTEVLLTSYIEWREKCVEFLNGIFAFAIWDEEKSQVFIGRDRLGVKPLFYSVRGNDVLFGSEIKAILQHKEVQPKLDRNGLSEVLGLGPSRSPGTGVFVGIEELRPAHAMTVSPTGVKVWRYWNVRSKYHRDTLEETVEHVRFLLTDSVKRQLVSDVPLCTFLSGGVDSSAITAIASNTFQEEGKGTLHTYSIDYENNDEYFQSNVFQPNADQPWIELMSQAFQTNHHRCVISQEQLFKELIEAVEVRDLPGMADVDSSLLWFCREIKKDFVVSLSGECADEIFGGYPWFHQVGTENNHSFPWMRSVNERQRLLNDKWSQKLKLQDYIQQKFNETIHETPILDNESEVERKRKELFYLNIIWFMTTLLDRKDRMSMGASLEVRVPFADHRLVEYVWNIPWEWKMYGNREKGILRKALEGILPEDVLYRKKSPYPKTHHPKYTQLVQSWLNDILQNSSTVLYELFDKKQLQDLVQSKGSSIQVPWFGQLMTGPQLLAYFGQIHVWFEKYHIQLVES, via the coding sequence ATGTTCACATACCTAAAAACAAGAGGTGATGATTTTTTGTGCGGAATTACGGGATGGATTAATTTTAAAAGAGTGTTAACGAATGAAATGGACAATTTGCAACGAATGACCGCTACATTAACAAAGCGTGGCCCTGATGATACAAACTACTTTATTGATCAACATGTTGCTTTTGGTCATAAGCGTTTAATTGTCGTTGATCCAATCGGCGGAAAACAACCGATGGAGAAACACCATCATAACAAATTGTTCGTTATTTGTTATAATGGGGAATTGTACAATACAGAAGATTTACGGAAAGATCTCCTTACTAAAGGATATTCTTTCAACGGTCATTCTGATACAGAAGTTTTGCTTACAAGCTATATTGAGTGGCGTGAAAAATGCGTGGAATTTTTAAATGGAATTTTTGCTTTTGCGATATGGGATGAAGAGAAAAGTCAAGTATTTATCGGGCGTGATCGTCTTGGTGTTAAACCTTTATTTTATAGCGTGCGAGGAAACGACGTTTTGTTTGGATCTGAAATTAAAGCGATTTTACAACATAAAGAGGTACAGCCCAAACTGGACCGTAACGGATTGTCAGAAGTGCTTGGGTTAGGTCCTTCAAGAAGTCCAGGAACAGGTGTGTTTGTTGGGATTGAAGAACTGCGACCAGCACATGCGATGACCGTCTCGCCGACAGGAGTAAAGGTGTGGCGTTATTGGAATGTTCGTAGCAAGTACCATCGGGATACATTGGAAGAAACGGTTGAACATGTTCGCTTTTTATTAACTGATTCAGTGAAAAGGCAACTTGTATCGGACGTTCCGCTATGCACATTTTTATCAGGTGGAGTCGACTCCAGTGCAATTACCGCTATTGCTTCAAATACATTTCAGGAGGAAGGAAAAGGAACACTTCATACGTATTCCATTGATTACGAAAACAATGATGAATATTTTCAATCGAATGTATTTCAACCAAATGCTGATCAACCTTGGATTGAGTTAATGAGTCAAGCGTTTCAAACGAATCATCATCGTTGTGTCATTTCTCAAGAACAGTTGTTTAAAGAACTCATAGAAGCGGTCGAAGTTCGCGACTTACCTGGAATGGCGGATGTCGATTCGTCCCTATTGTGGTTTTGCCGAGAAATAAAAAAGGATTTCGTTGTAAGCCTTTCAGGGGAATGTGCTGATGAAATTTTTGGTGGCTATCCGTGGTTTCATCAAGTAGGGACTGAGAATAATCATAGTTTTCCGTGGATGCGTTCGGTCAACGAGAGACAACGGTTGCTAAACGATAAATGGAGTCAAAAGTTAAAGCTACAGGACTATATTCAACAAAAATTTAATGAAACGATACATGAAACCCCTATTCTAGATAATGAATCCGAAGTCGAACGGAAACGAAAAGAATTATTCTATCTAAATATAATCTGGTTTATGACTACGTTACTCGACCGAAAAGATCGAATGAGTATGGGAGCAAGTTTAGAAGTCCGCGTCCCGTTTGCTGACCACCGTCTTGTAGAATATGTGTGGAATATTCCATGGGAATGGAAAATGTACGGCAACCGGGAGAAAGGAATTTTACGAAAAGCACTAGAAGGAATTTTACCAGAAGACGTGTTGTATCGGAAGAAAAGTCCCTATCCGAAAACGCATCATCCGAAATATACTCAACTCGTACAATCATGGTTAAACGATATTTTACAAAATTCGTCAACCGTTTTATATGAATTGTTTGATAAGAAGCAATTACAAGATCTTGTGCAATCAAAAGGAAGTTCGATTCAAGTGCCGTGGTTTGGACAATTAATGACTGGTCCGCAACTATTAGCTTACTTTGGACAAATCCATGTCTGGTTTGAAAAATATCATATTCAGTTGGTGGAAAGTTAA
- a CDS encoding spore germination protein, protein MPALVGAVQVISIGTGGVFNIGDVFQIQPLSSAKTYSGAGSFNTGDGLNVYNHQSATNTFDPDVVDQANAFNV, encoded by the coding sequence ATGCCAGCCTTAGTCGGTGCCGTTCAAGTTATCAGCATTGGTACTGGAGGGGTTTTTAATATCGGCGATGTGTTCCAAATACAACCGTTATCCTCTGCCAAAACCTACTCTGGCGCTGGTTCATTTAATACTGGTGACGGCTTAAACGTATACAATCATCAATCTGCAACGAATACGTTCGATCCGGACGTTGTAGACCAAGCAAATGCCTTTAATGTTTAA
- a CDS encoding YisL family protein, translating to MTHAHITAWLLAIILFFVGISLHNQQKDRAANIVQMILRALYLVILVTGGYLLYLYSSIDHMLYGMKGLLGIVLIGLMEMVLIRKGKGKNINGLLIGFFIVFVIVLFLGFKLPLGF from the coding sequence ATGACACATGCCCATATTACCGCATGGTTATTAGCCATCATATTATTTTTTGTTGGCATCAGCTTACATAATCAACAAAAGGATAGAGCGGCAAATATCGTTCAAATGATTTTAAGAGCTCTTTACCTTGTTATATTGGTAACCGGAGGCTATTTACTCTACTTATATTCAAGCATCGATCATATGCTTTATGGAATGAAAGGATTGCTTGGCATCGTTTTGATCGGCTTGATGGAAATGGTGCTTATTCGTAAAGGAAAAGGAAAAAATATTAACGGATTGCTTATCGGATTTTTCATTGTCTTTGTGATTGTACTATTCTTAGGATTTAAGCTTCCTTTAGGGTTTTAA
- a CDS encoding EAL domain-containing protein, protein MAKTVSCFYKNEEELLTFIEHHELDLYPSILVQAFVGRSQTHFIPKLQQLMKTHLPQAVFVGCTSFGEIVAGEMVEEKIGLSFTIFEKTELDVQMFDCASYESSEQIGKAIARSLISLETKLVLIFCTYTGLHLQSMLDGFYTECSDVIVAGGVACTNGEYNGEMVFTKDAATNQGVVAVAINNKDLFVHTLANQQWQQIGRSFKVTKVDGHVLSGIEHQRPIPFLRRYLGTRFVERLPSFGSEFPFFIVRNGEMRPVFIKEITPDGSLYLSMKLQEGESISIAFPNLEKIIEVSERAVKELMQIPVETLFIYNCVARRESFRPLVQQELQILRQLVPVNGFFSCGEIAVVDNNSPPRLLSQALTYVAISESKEVKKRKKEFDPSFVLTPELNSMIALTHLINASADDIHALNKNMVISEEYYRSLFDNNTDFIYSTDLKGRFTSINSTFIHTFGYGEEEIIGKSALQFIRKEDIPRVKRHFYGAKKGIEQVYDIHIPTKRGDMPLFQIKNIPITINGKCVGIYGVGRDITVQRKNEERIVQLAYYDKETGLPNRTKFTERLENTIGRGKHQACAVMFLDVDRFKFINDTYGHVAGDELLRQIGERIKSALPTNAFLGRFHSDKFSIFITSFGSRDDLLSIGEQIFTVVQKPFYVGQHTLYITVSIGVSVYPQDAHDAVTLFKHADVALSKAKQSGRNEIVLFSHEMYEHMVQRVQLENELRNAIKEQHLSIVYQPIVCFQTNLWIGAEALIRWHHPKLGPISPAQFIPISEETGMINEIGNWVLKEACRQTKQWHDAGYNHLSVSVNVSAKQFQQLYFTDIVYETLLETKLPPNHLQLELTESVMIDDFQHATKTFEQLQEIGVKISIDDFGTGYSSLNYLKNLSINNLKIDRTFIQHIGESRKDYAIVQSIIMMGKGLDMSITAEGIETKDQFELLQASGCQYGQGFYIYPPLKPNDFLNEFQKLYRSKQSIEK, encoded by the coding sequence ATGGCAAAAACAGTTAGTTGCTTCTATAAAAACGAAGAAGAATTGCTAACGTTTATAGAACATCATGAATTAGACTTATACCCTTCTATTTTAGTACAAGCATTTGTTGGACGGTCACAGACGCATTTCATTCCTAAGTTGCAACAATTAATGAAAACTCATCTTCCGCAAGCTGTTTTTGTCGGTTGCACATCGTTTGGAGAAATCGTGGCAGGGGAAATGGTAGAAGAAAAAATCGGGTTGTCATTTACCATTTTTGAAAAAACAGAACTCGATGTACAAATGTTTGATTGTGCGTCCTATGAATCTAGTGAACAAATAGGAAAAGCGATAGCCAGGTCCCTTATTTCATTAGAGACAAAGCTCGTTCTAATATTTTGTACCTATACTGGATTACATCTTCAATCCATGCTTGACGGTTTTTACACGGAATGTAGTGATGTGATTGTTGCCGGTGGAGTTGCTTGTACGAATGGAGAGTATAATGGCGAAATGGTGTTTACTAAGGATGCTGCAACTAATCAAGGAGTTGTAGCGGTTGCTATTAATAATAAAGACTTATTCGTACATACATTAGCTAATCAGCAATGGCAACAAATTGGCAGGTCCTTTAAAGTGACAAAAGTAGACGGACATGTGTTATCGGGAATTGAACATCAGCGTCCAATTCCTTTTCTGCGCCGTTATTTAGGAACACGTTTTGTGGAGCGACTTCCTTCGTTTGGTTCGGAATTTCCTTTCTTTATTGTACGAAATGGTGAAATGAGACCTGTGTTTATTAAAGAAATTACTCCTGACGGCTCGCTATACTTAAGTATGAAATTACAAGAAGGGGAAAGTATTTCGATTGCTTTCCCGAATCTTGAAAAAATAATTGAAGTGTCGGAACGGGCGGTTAAAGAGTTAATGCAAATTCCTGTAGAGACACTATTTATTTATAATTGTGTAGCTCGTAGAGAAAGCTTTCGCCCTCTCGTTCAACAAGAATTACAGATTCTCCGGCAACTCGTTCCGGTAAACGGCTTTTTCTCATGTGGGGAAATTGCTGTAGTCGATAACAACTCTCCTCCGAGACTACTTTCTCAGGCATTAACTTATGTTGCTATTTCGGAATCGAAGGAAGTGAAGAAGAGGAAAAAAGAATTTGATCCTTCGTTCGTATTAACTCCGGAGTTAAATTCCATGATCGCGCTAACTCATCTTATTAATGCTTCCGCGGATGATATTCATGCGCTAAATAAAAACATGGTTATTTCTGAAGAGTATTATCGTTCGTTATTTGACAACAATACAGATTTTATCTATTCCACCGATTTAAAGGGACGATTTACTAGTATCAATTCGACATTCATTCATACTTTCGGTTATGGGGAAGAAGAGATTATCGGAAAATCTGCTCTTCAATTTATTCGTAAAGAAGACATTCCACGAGTGAAACGGCATTTTTACGGGGCGAAAAAAGGGATAGAGCAAGTATATGATATACATATCCCAACGAAACGAGGGGACATGCCCCTTTTTCAAATCAAGAATATTCCAATAACGATCAACGGAAAATGCGTCGGTATATACGGAGTCGGTCGGGATATTACCGTGCAGCGGAAAAATGAAGAACGAATTGTTCAATTAGCGTATTATGACAAGGAAACCGGTCTTCCAAATCGGACCAAATTTACAGAACGATTGGAAAACACGATCGGACGAGGGAAACACCAAGCCTGTGCAGTCATGTTTTTAGATGTAGATCGATTTAAATTTATAAACGATACGTATGGACATGTTGCCGGGGACGAACTTTTACGGCAGATTGGTGAACGAATTAAGAGCGCTTTACCAACGAATGCCTTTTTAGGTCGCTTTCATAGTGATAAGTTTTCGATCTTCATCACTTCATTTGGAAGTCGAGACGATCTTTTAAGCATTGGAGAACAAATCTTTACTGTCGTTCAAAAACCGTTCTACGTTGGGCAACATACGTTATATATAACAGTCAGTATTGGCGTTAGCGTGTATCCACAAGATGCTCATGATGCGGTTACCTTGTTCAAACATGCCGATGTGGCCTTAAGTAAAGCAAAACAGAGCGGGCGAAACGAAATCGTCCTCTTCTCTCATGAAATGTATGAACACATGGTTCAACGAGTACAATTAGAGAATGAATTACGAAATGCGATAAAGGAACAACATTTATCGATTGTATATCAACCGATTGTCTGTTTTCAAACAAACTTATGGATAGGGGCCGAGGCTCTTATTCGCTGGCATCACCCAAAACTTGGGCCTATTTCTCCAGCCCAATTTATCCCGATTTCAGAAGAGACAGGAATGATTAATGAAATTGGAAACTGGGTCCTTAAAGAAGCTTGTCGGCAAACAAAACAATGGCACGACGCTGGCTATAATCATTTATCAGTGTCTGTCAATGTGTCTGCGAAACAGTTCCAACAGCTTTATTTTACGGATATCGTGTACGAGACATTACTCGAAACAAAACTACCTCCAAATCATTTACAGCTGGAGTTAACGGAAAGCGTCATGATCGATGATTTTCAACACGCGACCAAAACGTTTGAACAACTGCAAGAGATTGGTGTGAAAATCTCGATTGACGATTTTGGTACTGGTTATTCGTCTTTAAACTATTTAAAAAATTTGTCGATCAATAACTTAAAAATTGATCGAACGTTTATTCAACACATTGGAGAAAGTCGAAAAGATTATGCCATTGTACAATCAATCATCATGATGGGGAAAGGACTAGATATGTCCATTACCGCTGAAGGAATCGAAACAAAAGATCAGTTTGAATTATTACAAGCAAGCGGTTGTCAATACGGACAAGGTTTTTATATTTATCCGCCATTAAAGCCGAATGATTTTCTTAACGAATTTCAAAAATTATATCGGTCTAAGCAGTCGATTGAAAAATAA
- a CDS encoding spore germination protein GerPE — MYKRYSIVDSVEANIVSFASVFEIGDSNRILPRANVLAVQREKELFFGNEGNFAQFSVFNEPIPFPPITEKVTMLKNDLNPVIHVRNINILGVSTSSVFHIGSTCFISSEARIKHIRQLLSE; from the coding sequence ATGTATAAACGATATTCGATTGTGGATTCAGTTGAAGCCAACATCGTATCCTTCGCTTCCGTTTTTGAAATCGGAGACTCCAACCGCATTTTACCTCGGGCAAACGTGTTAGCTGTCCAACGTGAAAAAGAGCTATTCTTTGGAAACGAAGGGAACTTTGCGCAATTTTCAGTCTTCAACGAACCAATCCCCTTCCCCCCTATTACAGAAAAGGTTACGATGTTAAAAAATGATCTAAATCCTGTCATTCATGTTAGAAATATCAACATTTTAGGTGTCTCTACATCATCTGTTTTTCATATTGGCAGTACTTGCTTTATTTCTTCAGAAGCAAGAATCAAGCATATTCGCCAATTATTAAGTGAATGA
- a CDS encoding spore gernimation protein, protein MNIYVTQTINIHSIKIGSVSNSSVFQIGTSGIIKPASYLYNTGGFIKPAPRPKTLNGPVPISPIAQPLVPFNP, encoded by the coding sequence ATGAACATTTATGTTACGCAAACGATCAATATCCACTCGATAAAAATTGGCAGCGTGAGCAACTCTTCAGTATTTCAAATCGGAACATCGGGAATTATCAAGCCTGCCTCCTATTTATACAATACCGGGGGATTTATCAAGCCCGCCCCTAGGCCGAAAACATTAAACGGACCGGTTCCAATAAGTCCGATCGCCCAACCACTTGTTCCATTCAATCCCTAG
- a CDS encoding spore germination protein: MPAIVGPVQILNVGGGTVQFGDAAVISPKSASKSTSGSGGFNTGAFIGTVTGFSVNTTFDCNVIDQPITGNN, encoded by the coding sequence ATGCCAGCTATTGTCGGTCCTGTTCAAATTTTAAATGTTGGTGGAGGCACAGTCCAGTTTGGTGACGCGGCGGTTATCTCTCCTAAAAGCGCCTCAAAATCAACTAGTGGATCTGGTGGTTTTAATACCGGTGCGTTTATCGGGACAGTAACTGGATTTAGTGTAAACACAACGTTCGATTGCAATGTCATTGACCAGCCAATTACAGGAAATAATTAA
- a CDS encoding fumarylacetoacetate hydrolase family protein: protein MKFCSFLVEEEVHYGVAIPEQGIVWDLTVLQQQADTERSYVSLFEGIQHGEEFLHWVNELMLYGEQLQNTTIAQHALSEIQWLPPVIPRKNVMCVGKNYRDHAIEMGSEQDIPQELIVFTKNPTALIGHCTPIDAHQGVTSEVDYEGELAVVIGKKGKNILESEALQYVFGYTIINDVTARDLQQRHQQYFIGKSLDTFGPIGPWIVHSSEIENPNALHIETRVNGEIRQSASTEQCLFSIQQIISILSKGMTLEPGDIIATGTPSGVGKGFQPPKFLVSGDRIDISIEKIGTLSNLVK from the coding sequence ATGAAATTTTGTTCATTTTTAGTCGAAGAGGAAGTTCATTACGGAGTCGCAATTCCCGAACAAGGAATCGTCTGGGATTTGACAGTATTACAACAACAGGCAGATACAGAACGTTCCTACGTTTCCCTTTTTGAAGGAATTCAGCACGGAGAGGAATTTTTGCACTGGGTAAACGAATTAATGTTGTATGGTGAACAGCTTCAAAATACTACCATCGCTCAACATGCACTCAGTGAAATTCAATGGCTGCCTCCAGTTATTCCTCGGAAAAATGTGATGTGTGTAGGAAAAAATTATCGGGACCATGCGATTGAAATGGGAAGTGAGCAGGACATACCGCAAGAATTAATTGTATTTACCAAAAATCCGACAGCTCTTATTGGTCACTGTACACCAATTGATGCGCATCAAGGGGTCACGAGCGAAGTCGATTATGAAGGGGAATTAGCCGTAGTAATCGGGAAAAAAGGAAAAAACATTTTAGAAAGTGAAGCGCTCCAGTACGTTTTTGGCTATACGATAATCAATGACGTAACAGCAAGGGATCTTCAACAACGCCATCAGCAATATTTTATTGGAAAGAGTCTCGATACGTTCGGTCCTATTGGTCCATGGATTGTCCATTCGAGCGAAATCGAAAATCCCAATGCCTTACATATCGAAACGAGAGTAAATGGGGAGATACGACAATCTGCTTCAACCGAACAATGTTTGTTTTCCATTCAACAAATTATTTCTATTCTTTCAAAAGGAATGACATTAGAACCAGGAGATATCATTGCGACAGGAACACCTTCAGGGGTTGGGAAAGGATTTCAGCCACCAAAGTTTTTAGTTTCTGGTGATCGAATTGATATTTCGATTGAAAAGATCGGTACGTTATCCAACCTTGTTAAATAA
- a CDS encoding DUF2777 domain-containing protein: MNHQQRLQLIEHQSRAFTEGTVEYINDEWIFFDEEGDEAILLNQYVTEEVEVLRANKWVRGILQQDATVQLKGTTISLQDNDQLRIRKHLIYSLEILLEEIDDDAFIQFITTLNSMNFSIYDCIYCHNHLAYLQNYSIKQGFNILIFDNSENVCAVHHHFSYGKKKQDRFEYTLNTGKRIVIEKFNRK; encoded by the coding sequence ATGAATCATCAACAACGGTTACAACTAATTGAACACCAATCGAGAGCTTTTACTGAAGGAACCGTCGAATATATTAATGATGAGTGGATTTTTTTTGATGAAGAAGGGGACGAAGCGATTCTACTTAACCAATATGTAACCGAGGAAGTAGAAGTTTTACGTGCAAACAAATGGGTACGAGGAATTTTACAACAAGATGCAACGGTGCAACTAAAAGGAACAACGATCTCATTACAAGATAATGATCAACTCCGTATTCGAAAACACCTAATATACTCGTTAGAAATATTATTAGAAGAAATCGATGATGATGCCTTCATTCAATTTATCACCACTTTAAATTCAATGAATTTTTCTATCTATGATTGCATCTATTGTCATAACCATCTAGCCTATCTGCAAAATTATTCGATTAAGCAAGGATTCAATATATTGATTTTCGACAACTCGGAAAATGTATGTGCAGTCCATCATCATTTTAGTTATGGAAAGAAAAAGCAAGATCGTTTTGAATATACATTGAATACGGGCAAACGTATTGTCATTGAAAAATTTAATCGTAAATAG
- a CDS encoding DUF418 domain-containing protein has product MNHLKPLQTNERILSLDVIRGMSLLGIFLVNILSFHSPIMYTNPYEWWDYGDSKVFRWIDILVQGSFYPLFAMMFGMGLYMLYERSIKRGVPFYSIATRRLLMMLLIGILHVTFVWFGDILITYALIGLFTILFIKVSPKALLWTSGLLFFLINGLLFVSLYGVSLVNPYKVTIWTDIENVKQSIEVYTTGSFMEITRQRWMDWYYVNGPQSIIMLVSTIFPFMLFGAAVGKYRWVEKVVEWRTHWGITSIICMTIGFLLKMTPYAFEGNYVWMYVQDIFGGPILAIGYGAFIVWMVSFKPIHRFGHPFAATGKMSLTNYLTQSIVSSIIFYSYGLGLYGNVSLSTCVFIVISIYLMQVVASEWWLWKFQRGPMEWLWRLVTYRQRIPLKKG; this is encoded by the coding sequence ATGAATCATTTGAAACCATTGCAAACGAACGAGCGAATTCTTTCGTTAGACGTGATCCGAGGGATGTCGCTGTTAGGTATTTTTCTTGTCAATATTTTATCTTTCCACTCCCCAATAATGTATACGAATCCGTACGAATGGTGGGACTATGGGGATAGCAAAGTATTTCGGTGGATTGATATTTTAGTTCAAGGAAGTTTTTATCCGTTATTTGCAATGATGTTTGGTATGGGACTATATATGCTGTATGAACGCTCGATCAAACGTGGGGTGCCCTTTTATTCAATCGCAACAAGACGGTTATTGATGATGTTGTTGATTGGTATATTACACGTAACGTTTGTTTGGTTTGGAGATATTTTGATTACGTACGCGTTAATTGGATTGTTCACCATTCTTTTCATCAAAGTTTCACCAAAGGCACTTTTATGGACGAGTGGGTTATTATTCTTTTTAATTAATGGCTTATTATTTGTTTCTTTATATGGAGTATCATTAGTCAATCCATACAAAGTGACGATATGGACGGATATCGAAAATGTTAAGCAATCGATTGAAGTGTATACTACTGGTTCATTTATGGAAATTACTCGCCAGCGTTGGATGGATTGGTATTACGTCAATGGACCTCAATCGATCATTATGTTAGTATCCACGATATTTCCGTTTATGCTTTTTGGAGCGGCTGTCGGAAAATACAGATGGGTCGAAAAGGTTGTAGAATGGAGAACACATTGGGGGATCACATCAATCATATGTATGACCATTGGTTTCCTGTTAAAAATGACTCCTTATGCTTTTGAGGGCAACTATGTATGGATGTATGTCCAAGATATATTTGGCGGGCCTATATTAGCAATTGGCTATGGGGCATTCATCGTGTGGATGGTATCGTTTAAGCCCATCCATCGGTTTGGGCACCCATTCGCCGCTACTGGAAAAATGTCACTTACTAATTATTTAACTCAGTCCATAGTTAGTTCCATCATTTTTTATAGCTACGGGCTTGGTTTATATGGTAATGTTTCCTTAAGTACATGTGTCTTCATCGTCATCAGTATATATCTGATGCAAGTAGTAGCTAGTGAATGGTGGCTATGGAAGTTTCAACGAGGGCCTATGGAATGGCTATGGCGGCTGGTCACCTATCGACAAAGGATTCCGCTAAAAAAAGGATAA
- a CDS encoding alpha-glucosidase C-terminal domain-containing protein has product MIDRFHNGDRSNDYNVNTEDPYAYQGGDFQGIIDQLDYIQEMGFTAIWLTPIMKNVDGGYHGYWVEDFYDTEEHFGTIDKFKELVNEAHARGIKVIVDFVVNHVGPNHPWLDDPEKKDWFHEEKEIINWNNQEEIEQGWIFGLPDLAQEKEEVRDYLIDVAKWWIEETDIDGYRLDTVKHVPIEFWKEFSKEVKAVKDDFFLLGEVWSNDPSYIGQYEQAGIDGFVDYPLNKPLRNVFAKPDVPLTSIFDQLAQNEQYYEEPYLMGAFLDNHDLPRFTRDIVLEKQYPGTRWKLALTYLFTGPEIPIVYYGSEIALDGGEDPDNRRFMSFRADKELIDYVSILGQIRQNFPALTRGTFEVLFDGNGMAVYKREYDGQTVVVAINNSSQSKSVTLTAEQLENNKELRGVILEDLVRSKDGEYTIILDRETAEVYVLEDKTGINYPFIITLASVYILFIIFIIIVTKRRKRKTS; this is encoded by the coding sequence ATGATTGACCGTTTTCATAATGGTGATCGTTCAAATGATTATAATGTTAATACAGAGGATCCGTATGCTTACCAAGGGGGAGACTTTCAAGGAATTATTGACCAGTTGGATTACATTCAGGAGATGGGATTTACAGCGATTTGGCTCACGCCGATTATGAAAAACGTGGACGGTGGCTATCACGGATATTGGGTCGAAGATTTTTATGATACGGAAGAGCATTTTGGTACCATTGACAAATTTAAAGAGCTAGTAAACGAAGCCCATGCTCGTGGAATCAAAGTGATTGTCGATTTTGTAGTGAATCATGTTGGTCCGAATCACCCATGGCTTGACGATCCTGAAAAAAAAGATTGGTTCCATGAAGAAAAAGAAATTATTAATTGGAACAATCAAGAGGAAATCGAACAAGGTTGGATTTTTGGTTTACCTGATTTAGCGCAAGAAAAAGAAGAAGTTCGGGATTATTTAATTGACGTAGCAAAGTGGTGGATTGAAGAAACCGATATTGATGGCTATCGTTTAGACACCGTGAAGCATGTACCGATTGAATTTTGGAAAGAATTTTCGAAAGAAGTGAAAGCCGTAAAAGATGACTTTTTCTTGTTAGGGGAAGTTTGGTCGAACGATCCTAGTTATATTGGCCAATATGAACAAGCCGGGATTGATGGGTTTGTTGATTATCCATTAAACAAGCCATTACGGAACGTATTTGCAAAACCAGATGTGCCTTTAACCTCCATTTTTGATCAGCTGGCGCAAAATGAACAATATTATGAAGAGCCGTATTTAATGGGGGCGTTTCTCGATAATCATGATCTACCGCGTTTTACAAGGGATATCGTCCTTGAAAAACAATATCCAGGTACACGCTGGAAACTTGCCTTAACGTATTTGTTTACTGGTCCTGAAATCCCGATTGTGTATTATGGTTCCGAAATTGCGTTAGATGGAGGGGAAGACCCAGACAACCGTCGTTTTATGAGCTTCCGGGCGGATAAAGAATTAATTGACTATGTTTCTATCCTCGGACAAATTCGACAAAACTTTCCGGCTTTAACAAGAGGAACGTTTGAAGTTTTATTTGATGGAAATGGGATGGCTGTTTATAAGCGGGAATACGATGGACAAACCGTTGTCGTAGCTATCAATAATTCCAGTCAATCGAAGTCGGTCACATTAACAGCGGAGCAACTCGAAAATAATAAAGAATTGCGCGGAGTGATTTTAGAAGATTTAGTCCGTTCCAAAGACGGAGAGTATACGATTATTCTTGACCGCGAAACGGCGGAAGTGTATGTTTTAGAAGATAAAACTGGCATCAATTATCCGTTTATTATTACTTTAGCGTCGGTTTATATTTTATTTATTATTTTTATTATAATCGTAACAAAAAGAAGAAAGCGTAAAACTTCATAA
- a CDS encoding spore gernimation protein GerPD: MNLHVENHGINVGSVRVIGVSSSGLLLVGDAETIQLAATFDTPPESLIIGPFVPLAPE; encoded by the coding sequence ATGAATTTGCATGTTGAAAATCACGGCATAAACGTTGGATCGGTACGAGTGATCGGAGTATCGAGTTCCGGCTTATTGTTAGTCGGCGATGCTGAAACGATTCAACTCGCTGCCACCTTTGATACACCACCCGAATCATTAATCATTGGTCCCTTTGTTCCATTGGCCCCAGAGTGA